The following proteins are co-located in the Micromonospora coriariae genome:
- a CDS encoding putative glycolipid-binding domain-containing protein gives MPKSIFWSRTDTAGSEQVVLDDGHGLAARGTLLAVDPIPWTARYQLTTAPDWRTSRVEVEAEGSGWLRRVTLERAADRWRVTTAEQGNLDAALVAAGHPPAGLPGTDDPDRLADALDVDLNGSPLFNTLPVHRLGLAAQPADLPHRITAAWVLLPGLEVVAAEQIYTGLGPGRVRFASGTFTADIDLDADGYVVRYPGLAERIDPR, from the coding sequence ATGCCGAAGTCGATCTTCTGGTCCCGGACGGACACCGCCGGCAGTGAGCAGGTCGTGCTCGACGACGGGCACGGGTTGGCGGCCCGGGGCACCCTGCTCGCCGTGGACCCGATCCCCTGGACCGCCCGCTACCAGCTGACCACCGCACCGGACTGGCGCACCAGCCGGGTCGAGGTCGAGGCGGAGGGGTCGGGCTGGCTGCGCAGAGTCACGCTGGAGCGGGCCGCGGACCGGTGGCGGGTGACCACCGCCGAGCAGGGCAACCTGGACGCGGCGCTCGTCGCGGCCGGTCATCCCCCTGCCGGTCTGCCGGGCACCGACGACCCGGATCGGCTGGCCGACGCGCTCGACGTGGACCTGAACGGGTCCCCGCTGTTCAACACGCTCCCGGTCCACCGGCTCGGGCTGGCCGCTCAGCCGGCCGACCTGCCGCACCGGATCACCGCGGCGTGGGTGCTCCTGCCCGGTCTGGAGGTGGTGGCGGCCGAGCAGATCTACACCGGGCTCGGGCCGGGCCGGGTACGGTTCGCCAGCGGCACGTTCACCGCCGACATCGATCTGGACGCCGACGGCTACGTGGTGCGCTACCCCGGGCTCGCCGAACGGATCGACCCGCGCTGA
- the mqnE gene encoding aminofutalosine synthase MqnE gives MDAGLKRELEAKVYAGERLTREDGVALYDSDDLAWLGRLAHHKRTELNGDRVMFNVNRHLNLTNVCSASCAYCSFQRKPGEKDAYTMRIDEAVRKAKEMEDEQLTELHIVNGLHPTLPWRYYPKVLRELKAALPNVKLKCFTATEVQWFEKISGLSADEILDELMDAGLESLTGGGAEIFDWEVRQHIVDHACHWEDWSRIHALAHSKGMKTPATMLYGHIEEPRHRVDHVLRLRELQDETNGFAVFIPLRYQHDFVDSADGKIRNKIQARTTMASPAESLKTFAVSRLLFDNVPHLKNFWVMHGLSVAQLSLNFGVDDLDGSVVEYKITHDADSYGTPSTMHRDDLLHLIWDAGFQPVERDTRYNVVREYDKAPSLAERRAEPQQVWA, from the coding sequence ATGGACGCCGGACTCAAGCGTGAGCTCGAAGCGAAGGTGTACGCCGGTGAGCGGCTGACCCGTGAGGACGGGGTCGCCCTCTACGACAGCGACGACCTGGCCTGGCTGGGGCGGCTGGCGCACCACAAGCGCACCGAGCTCAACGGCGACCGGGTGATGTTCAACGTCAACCGGCACCTGAACCTGACCAACGTCTGTTCGGCGTCCTGTGCGTACTGCTCGTTCCAGCGCAAGCCGGGCGAGAAGGACGCGTACACGATGCGCATCGACGAGGCGGTCCGCAAGGCCAAGGAGATGGAGGACGAGCAGCTCACCGAGCTGCACATCGTCAACGGCCTGCACCCGACGCTGCCCTGGCGTTACTACCCGAAGGTGCTGCGTGAGCTGAAGGCGGCGCTGCCGAACGTCAAGCTCAAGTGCTTCACGGCGACCGAGGTGCAGTGGTTCGAGAAGATCAGCGGCCTGAGCGCCGACGAGATCCTCGACGAGCTGATGGACGCCGGCCTGGAGTCGCTGACCGGTGGTGGCGCGGAGATCTTCGACTGGGAGGTCCGCCAGCACATCGTCGACCACGCCTGCCACTGGGAGGACTGGTCGCGCATCCACGCTCTGGCGCACAGCAAGGGCATGAAGACCCCGGCGACAATGCTGTACGGCCACATCGAGGAGCCCCGGCACCGGGTCGACCACGTGCTGCGGCTGCGCGAGCTGCAGGACGAGACCAACGGCTTCGCGGTCTTCATCCCGCTGCGCTACCAGCACGACTTCGTGGACTCGGCGGACGGCAAGATCCGTAACAAGATCCAGGCGCGCACCACTATGGCCTCGCCGGCCGAGTCGCTGAAGACGTTCGCCGTCTCCCGGCTGCTCTTCGACAACGTGCCGCACCTGAAGAACTTCTGGGTGATGCACGGGCTCTCGGTGGCCCAGCTGTCGCTGAACTTCGGCGTGGACGACCTGGACGGCTCGGTGGTCGAATACAAGATCACCCACGACGCCGACTCGTACGGCACCCCGAGCACAATGCACCGTGACGACCTGCTGCACCTGATCTGGGACGCCGGTTTCCAGCCGGTCGAGCGGGACACCCGCTACAACGTGGTCCGGGAGTACGACAAGGCCCCGTCGCTGGCCGAGCGGCGCGCCGAGCCGCAGCAGGTGTGGGCCTGA
- a CDS encoding Lrp/AsnC family transcriptional regulator: MDAIDLSLVDLLRGNARLSYAELARQVGLSAPAVHERVGKLESSGVVRGYRADVEPEAIGLGVTALIGIVEDSGADSDDMLESLRVLPEIESCYFMAGVESFLLKARVGTIAELEQLIVRLNRTPGVASTRTAIALSTKWENRPQPVGPPAA; the protein is encoded by the coding sequence GTGGACGCCATCGACCTGAGCCTCGTCGACCTGCTGCGTGGAAACGCCCGACTCTCGTACGCCGAGCTCGCCCGGCAGGTCGGCCTCTCCGCTCCGGCAGTGCACGAGCGGGTCGGCAAGCTGGAGAGCAGCGGCGTGGTCCGCGGCTACCGCGCGGACGTCGAGCCGGAGGCGATCGGGCTGGGTGTCACCGCGCTGATCGGCATCGTCGAGGACTCCGGCGCGGACAGCGACGACATGCTCGAGTCGCTCCGGGTGCTGCCCGAGATCGAGTCCTGCTACTTCATGGCGGGTGTGGAGTCCTTCCTGCTCAAGGCGCGGGTCGGCACGATCGCCGAGCTGGAGCAGCTGATCGTGCGGCTGAACCGGACGCCCGGGGTCGCCTCCACCCGTACCGCGATCGCCCTCTCCACCAAGTGGGAGAACCGCCCCCAGCCGGTCGGCCCACCGGCCGCCTGA
- a CDS encoding C40 family peptidase, giving the protein MVDSGRGRRQRRRSPVISPVLRPRLWAALLGAIAAAVLATPAYAEPGVPTTVPDTGSRPAVVGSLQLPGGAPVAGVPVPPVVNVGTGPLAAQIAAGETQVGALGEALLLSRQKRADAQAQLEAAGKALATAQDNLLRAQQAADVAASDAFKAAAALPPGDLADDIQGLSRLQRIARGEKVERGTTGVAGELTRARSGEQLAYQAHATAKTELDAAEAEFAAGEKALRAAEASLLKLRRDNAAQLIEIERQQEAAEQQLGAGYLVGQNVSGMAAHPRALAAVRYALAQLGDPYEWSEEGPDTFDCSGLMWAAYRSPGADYFQLPRVSRDQYAATRSRTVPQTALLPGDLLFFASGSSWTTIHHVAMYIGNGKMVQAPTTGDVVKVSVVRWSRLYAATRVIGAVPAPTVPVRTPSAPASPTPTPTTKPTPTTKPTPTTKPTPTTKPTPTGSATPTPSHTPTPTPTPTGSTSPSTSPSTGGTPTTAPPPPTSAPATSTPAGSPSASRSGVASDSPTPSTAGSPSTGS; this is encoded by the coding sequence ATGGTCGACAGCGGGCGCGGGCGACGGCAGCGACGACGGAGCCCGGTGATCTCGCCGGTGCTGCGTCCGAGGCTCTGGGCCGCCCTGCTCGGCGCGATCGCCGCCGCCGTGCTCGCCACCCCCGCGTACGCCGAGCCCGGGGTGCCCACCACGGTGCCGGACACCGGCTCGCGCCCGGCGGTGGTCGGCTCGCTCCAACTGCCCGGTGGCGCGCCCGTCGCCGGTGTCCCGGTCCCGCCGGTGGTGAACGTCGGCACCGGCCCGCTGGCCGCCCAGATCGCCGCCGGCGAGACCCAGGTCGGCGCCCTCGGCGAGGCACTGCTGCTGAGCCGGCAGAAACGCGCGGACGCGCAGGCCCAGCTCGAGGCGGCCGGCAAGGCGCTGGCGACCGCGCAGGACAATCTCCTCCGGGCGCAGCAGGCGGCCGACGTCGCCGCCTCGGACGCGTTCAAGGCAGCCGCCGCGCTACCGCCCGGCGACCTGGCCGACGACATCCAGGGGTTGAGCCGGCTCCAGCGGATCGCCCGTGGCGAGAAGGTCGAGCGCGGCACCACGGGCGTGGCCGGGGAGCTGACCCGGGCCCGCAGCGGCGAGCAGCTCGCCTACCAGGCACACGCCACGGCCAAGACCGAGCTCGACGCCGCCGAGGCGGAGTTCGCCGCCGGCGAGAAGGCGCTGCGCGCCGCCGAGGCCAGCCTCCTCAAGCTGCGCCGTGACAACGCCGCGCAGCTCATCGAGATCGAGCGCCAGCAGGAGGCCGCGGAGCAGCAGCTGGGTGCCGGCTACCTCGTCGGCCAGAACGTCAGCGGGATGGCGGCGCACCCGCGGGCGCTGGCCGCGGTCCGGTACGCCCTCGCCCAGCTCGGCGACCCGTACGAGTGGTCGGAGGAGGGGCCCGACACGTTCGACTGCTCCGGTCTGATGTGGGCGGCGTACCGGTCGCCCGGCGCCGACTACTTCCAGCTGCCCCGGGTCTCCCGGGACCAGTACGCCGCCACCCGCTCGCGGACTGTGCCGCAGACCGCGCTGCTCCCCGGCGACCTGCTCTTCTTCGCCTCCGGCAGCAGCTGGACCACGATCCACCACGTCGCCATGTACATCGGCAACGGCAAGATGGTGCAGGCGCCCACCACCGGCGACGTCGTCAAGGTCTCGGTCGTCCGCTGGTCCCGGCTGTACGCCGCCACCCGGGTCATCGGCGCGGTGCCGGCGCCGACCGTGCCGGTCCGGACGCCCAGCGCGCCGGCCAGCCCGACGCCGACGCCCACCACCAAGCCGACGCCCACCACCAAGCCGACGCCGACCACCAAGCCGACGCCCACCACCAAGCCGACGCCGACCGGATCGGCCACCCCGACGCCGTCCCACACCCCGACCCCGACGCCGACGCCGACCGGCAGCACCTCGCCGAGCACCTCGCCGAGCACGGGCGGGACGCCGACGACTGCGCCCCCGCCGCCGACCAGTGCGCCGGCCACCTCGACCCCGGCCGGCTCGCCGTCGGCGAGCCGGAGCGGGGTGGCCAGCGACAGCCCGACCCCGAGCACTGCGGGCAGCCCGAGCACCGGAAGCTGA
- a CDS encoding DEAD/DEAH box helicase produces MTTSADPSIVPSVFDSAPAAVDAAVETPDAAPTEVAEPVDFAALGLPEPLVRALARQGITTPFEIQRATVPDALAGRDVLGRGQTGSGKTLAFGLPLLARVAAGQPARPMRPRALVLVPTRELAMQVNDALLPLGKAINVFLKTAVGGVPYDRQIDALRRGVEIIVATPGRLGDLIERGICQLDDVEVTVLDEADQMADMGFLPEVTELLAKTPANGQRLLFSATLDGDVDALVRRFMTDPVTHSTAPSTASVSTMDHHMLLIPPHEKFPVTASIAARDGRTMVFARTQLGVDRLVEQLAAVGVRAGGLHGGKTQRMRTKTLAEFREGRMNVLVATDVAARGIHVDGVTLVLHVDPPKDPKDYLHRAGRTARAGESGAVATLVLPKQRRTTLAMMEKAGVAPAESRVRLGDPALAELIGAREPSGVPVRVEAEPRGYGDRSGGPRRFGDRPGGDRRYGDRPQGERRYGDRPTGERRFGDRPQGERRFGDRPTGERRYSDRPQGDRQYSDRPQGERRYGDRQYSDRPTGERRYGDRPQGDRQYGDRPTGERRYADRDSRGHGDRPQGERRFGDRPQFGDRDGRGDRPTGERRSGDRPQGERRYGDRDERASGDRRFGDRQQGERPADDRRFGDRPAGERRFADRDARGGYRPESRGQGDRQRDDRQRDDRRGFGGRPPARTH; encoded by the coding sequence TTGACCACCTCTGCTGACCCCAGCATCGTTCCGTCCGTTTTCGATTCCGCCCCGGCGGCGGTCGACGCCGCCGTGGAGACGCCCGACGCCGCCCCGACGGAGGTCGCCGAGCCCGTCGACTTCGCCGCGCTCGGCCTGCCCGAGCCGCTGGTCCGCGCACTGGCGCGGCAGGGCATCACCACCCCGTTCGAGATCCAGAGGGCCACCGTTCCGGACGCGCTCGCCGGCCGGGACGTGCTCGGCCGCGGGCAGACCGGGTCGGGCAAGACGCTCGCGTTCGGCCTGCCCCTGCTGGCCCGGGTCGCCGCCGGCCAGCCGGCCCGGCCGATGCGGCCGCGCGCCCTGGTCCTGGTCCCGACCCGGGAGTTGGCCATGCAGGTCAACGACGCCCTGCTGCCGCTGGGCAAGGCGATCAACGTGTTCCTGAAGACCGCCGTCGGCGGGGTGCCGTACGACCGTCAGATCGACGCGCTGCGGCGCGGCGTGGAGATCATCGTGGCGACTCCGGGCCGGCTCGGCGACCTGATCGAGCGGGGCATCTGCCAGCTCGACGACGTCGAGGTGACTGTGCTCGACGAGGCCGACCAGATGGCGGACATGGGCTTCCTGCCCGAGGTGACCGAACTGCTGGCGAAGACGCCCGCGAACGGTCAGCGGCTGCTCTTCTCGGCCACCCTGGACGGCGACGTCGACGCGCTGGTCAGGCGGTTCATGACCGATCCGGTGACCCACTCCACCGCGCCGTCCACCGCCTCGGTGTCCACCATGGACCACCACATGCTGTTGATCCCGCCGCACGAGAAGTTTCCGGTGACGGCCTCGATCGCCGCCCGGGACGGCCGGACCATGGTCTTCGCCCGGACCCAGCTCGGCGTCGACCGGCTGGTCGAGCAGCTCGCCGCTGTCGGCGTACGGGCCGGTGGCCTGCACGGCGGCAAGACCCAGCGGATGCGTACCAAGACGCTTGCCGAGTTCCGCGAGGGCCGGATGAACGTGCTGGTCGCCACCGACGTGGCGGCCCGGGGCATCCACGTCGACGGGGTCACCCTGGTGCTGCACGTCGACCCGCCGAAGGACCCCAAGGACTACCTGCACCGTGCCGGGCGTACCGCCCGTGCCGGCGAGTCGGGCGCGGTCGCCACGCTGGTGCTGCCCAAGCAGCGCCGTACCACCCTGGCGATGATGGAGAAGGCCGGCGTCGCGCCGGCCGAGAGCCGGGTCCGTCTCGGGGACCCGGCGCTGGCCGAGCTGATCGGCGCCCGCGAGCCCAGCGGTGTCCCGGTCCGCGTGGAGGCGGAGCCCCGCGGCTACGGTGACCGCTCCGGCGGCCCACGCCGGTTCGGCGACCGGCCGGGCGGCGACCGCCGCTACGGCGACCGCCCCCAGGGTGAGCGCCGCTACGGCGACCGCCCGACCGGCGAGCGACGCTTCGGCGACCGTCCGCAGGGTGAGCGCCGCTTCGGCGACCGCCCGACCGGCGAGCGACGCTACAGCGACCGCCCGCAGGGCGACCGGCAGTACAGCGACCGGCCGCAGGGCGAGCGACGCTACGGCGACCGGCAGTACAGCGACCGGCCGACCGGCGAGCGGCGCTACGGCGACCGCCCCCAGGGCGACCGGCAGTACGGCGACCGCCCGACCGGCGAGCGCCGGTACGCCGATCGGGATTCCCGGGGTCACGGCGACCGGCCGCAGGGCGAGCGCCGTTTCGGCGACCGCCCGCAGTTCGGCGACCGGGACGGCCGGGGTGACCGCCCGACCGGCGAGCGGCGCAGCGGCGACCGCCCGCAGGGTGAGCGCCGCTACGGGGACCGGGACGAGCGCGCCTCCGGCGACCGCCGTTTCGGCGACCGGCAGCAGGGCGAGCGCCCCGCCGACGATCGCCGGTTCGGAGACCGACCGGCCGGGGAGCGGCGCTTCGCGGACCGGGACGCTCGGGGTGGTTACCGCCCGGAGAGCCGCGGTCAGGGCGACCGGCAGCGCGACGACCGACAGCGCGACGACCGGCGTGGCTTCGGCGGGCGACCGCCGGCCCGTACCCACTGA
- a CDS encoding DUF4229 domain-containing protein, which translates to MSASVKYTLGRIGLFVAVLAGLWLVDMSVFLKLILALAFSAALSFFLLRGWRDEMAEEMAGAAARRRDEKERLRSALAGDDQPSTDPEPPTDHPPR; encoded by the coding sequence GTGAGCGCGTCGGTCAAGTACACGCTGGGCCGGATCGGGCTGTTCGTCGCCGTGCTGGCGGGCCTCTGGCTGGTCGACATGAGCGTGTTCCTGAAGCTGATCCTGGCGCTGGCCTTCTCCGCCGCGCTCTCCTTCTTCCTGTTGCGCGGGTGGCGGGACGAGATGGCCGAGGAGATGGCCGGCGCGGCGGCGCGTCGCCGCGACGAGAAGGAGCGGCTCCGCTCCGCTCTCGCCGGCGACGACCAGCCCTCCACCGACCCCGAGCCGCCCACCGACCACCCCCCGCGTTGA
- a CDS encoding SDR family NAD(P)-dependent oxidoreductase, producing the protein MTSLERGAAVVTGAAGGLGSAVAAALHADGWSVLLTDVDPAAVAVAAAPLGGWSAALDVRDEAACAEIAATAASRGGLGLWVNNAGILVTGPAWEHDGPTRRRVLDVNALGAMNGTLAALAVMRGQGHGHVLNVVSLAGLVAAPGETVYAASKHALLAFSLGTLSDLRMAGYRQVHVSCLCPDGIWTPMLHDRLDDPGALASFTGSMLTPQRVAARAARLARRPRPVVSLPRWRGAQVRLLDALPRLAIGLTPLVRAVGRAGQRRQLRRVTSADRR; encoded by the coding sequence ATGACCTCGCTGGAGCGTGGAGCGGCCGTGGTGACCGGGGCGGCCGGCGGTCTGGGCAGCGCCGTTGCCGCCGCGCTGCACGCGGACGGTTGGTCGGTGCTGCTCACCGACGTCGACCCGGCCGCGGTGGCCGTCGCCGCCGCGCCGCTCGGCGGCTGGTCCGCCGCGCTGGACGTCCGGGACGAGGCAGCCTGCGCCGAGATCGCCGCGACGGCGGCCAGCCGGGGTGGCCTCGGCCTCTGGGTCAACAACGCCGGCATCCTGGTCACCGGCCCCGCCTGGGAGCACGACGGACCGACCCGCCGTCGGGTGCTCGACGTGAACGCGCTCGGCGCGATGAACGGCACCCTCGCCGCGCTCGCGGTGATGCGCGGGCAGGGGCACGGCCACGTGCTGAACGTGGTCTCGCTGGCCGGGCTGGTCGCCGCGCCCGGCGAGACGGTGTACGCGGCCAGCAAGCACGCGCTGCTGGCGTTCAGCCTCGGCACCCTGTCCGACCTGCGGATGGCCGGATATCGGCAGGTACATGTCTCCTGTCTCTGCCCGGACGGCATCTGGACCCCGATGCTGCACGACCGGTTGGACGACCCCGGGGCGCTGGCGTCGTTCACCGGGTCCATGCTGACCCCGCAGCGGGTGGCCGCCCGGGCGGCCCGACTGGCCCGCCGGCCGCGCCCGGTGGTCAGCCTGCCCCGCTGGCGGGGAGCCCAGGTCCGGCTGCTGGACGCCCTGCCTCGGCTCGCCATCGGGCTGACCCCGCTGGTCCGGGCCGTCGGACGGGCCGGCCAGCGCCGCCAGCTGCGCCGGGTCACGTCGGCGGACCGGCGCTGA
- a CDS encoding C39 family peptidase: MARSRLRTAALAGVTALALLTTAAPAAVAAPLTGGPPPATVHDEQITFQDWSGPADWHRGSRAGTRVVPGARSGVTLARPAGTTEYADPHTGVTRSWEYGTWTSPVTRVGFDATELIASWNAETPAGTWIQVEMQGSYTSGDQTPWYVMGRWASGDSDIKRTSVNRQGDPWSTIWTDTFSIDDATVGVLLRSYQLRLTLYRAPGQTAAPVVRMLGAMSSTVPDRFTVTPSAGHIAWGRELPVPRYSQNVHSGHYPEYDGGGEAWCSPTSTEMVVEYWGRGPSAADTSWVDPTYPDPTVNHAARMTYDYTYDGAGNWPFNTAYAASFPGLEGRVTRLHSLDELERFIAAGIPVVTSQSFLASELDGANYGTSGHLFVVVGFTADGDVIVNDPASSSNDVVRNVYKRAQFEQIWLRTKRINATGGVSGGSGGVAYLIKPTNKPWPKVSGSTNW; encoded by the coding sequence ATGGCCAGATCCCGTTTGCGCACCGCCGCCCTCGCCGGCGTCACCGCGCTCGCCCTGCTCACCACCGCCGCACCCGCGGCGGTCGCCGCACCACTCACCGGCGGCCCACCACCCGCCACCGTCCACGACGAGCAGATCACCTTCCAGGACTGGTCCGGGCCCGCCGACTGGCACCGGGGCAGCCGGGCCGGCACCCGCGTGGTGCCCGGCGCCCGATCGGGCGTCACGCTGGCCCGCCCGGCCGGCACCACCGAGTACGCCGACCCGCACACCGGCGTCACCCGCAGCTGGGAGTACGGCACCTGGACCTCCCCGGTGACCCGGGTCGGCTTCGACGCCACCGAGCTGATCGCGTCCTGGAACGCCGAGACCCCCGCCGGCACCTGGATCCAGGTGGAGATGCAGGGCAGCTACACCAGCGGTGACCAGACCCCGTGGTACGTCATGGGTCGCTGGGCGTCCGGCGACAGCGACATCAAGAGGACCAGCGTCAATCGGCAGGGCGACCCCTGGTCGACGATCTGGACCGACACCTTCAGCATCGACGACGCCACCGTCGGGGTGCTGCTGCGGTCGTACCAGCTGCGACTGACCCTCTACCGGGCGCCCGGGCAGACCGCCGCGCCGGTGGTCCGGATGCTCGGCGCGATGAGTTCGACCGTGCCGGACCGCTTCACCGTCACGCCGAGCGCCGGGCACATCGCCTGGGGCCGCGAGCTGCCGGTGCCCCGCTACTCGCAGAACGTGCACTCCGGGCACTACCCGGAGTACGACGGCGGCGGTGAGGCGTGGTGCTCCCCCACCTCGACCGAGATGGTGGTCGAGTACTGGGGACGCGGGCCGTCCGCGGCCGACACCTCCTGGGTGGACCCGACCTACCCCGACCCGACGGTCAACCACGCCGCCCGGATGACCTACGACTACACGTACGACGGCGCGGGCAACTGGCCGTTCAACACCGCGTACGCGGCCAGCTTCCCCGGCCTGGAGGGGCGGGTGACCCGACTGCACTCACTGGACGAGCTGGAGCGTTTCATCGCCGCCGGCATCCCGGTGGTGACCAGTCAGTCCTTCCTCGCCAGCGAGCTGGACGGCGCGAACTACGGCACCTCCGGGCACCTGTTCGTGGTGGTCGGCTTCACCGCCGACGGCGACGTGATCGTGAACGACCCCGCCTCGTCGAGCAACGACGTGGTGCGCAACGTCTACAAGCGTGCCCAGTTCGAGCAGATCTGGCTGCGCACCAAGCGGATCAACGCCACCGGCGGCGTCTCCGGCGGCTCGGGCGGCGTCGCGTACCTGATCAAGCCGACCAACAAGCCCTGGCCGAAGGTCTCGGGTTCCACCAACTGGTAG
- the cds1 gene encoding L-cysteine desulfhydrase Cds1, with product MTHLDRCDEASRTWVTEAIAAVEADANRSADTHLLPFPLPREWGIDLYLKDESVHPTGSLKHRLARSLFLYGLCNGWIGPRTTIVEASSGSTAVSEAYFARMLGLPFIAVMPASTSPEKIAQIEFQGGRCHLVDDPASVVVEARWLAEDSGGHFMDQFTYAERATDWRGNNNIAESIYAQLRLERHPIPAWVVVGAGTGGTSATIGRYVRYRRLATKLCVVDPENSAFYPAWLAADWSVRTGKGSRVEGIGRPTVEASFLPAVVDRMVQVPDAASLAAMRAGSAVLGRRVGGSTGTNLWGAFGLIAGMLAEGRTGSVVTLICDAGDRYADTYYSDDWVAAQGHDLTPHAATIERFLTSGAWPA from the coding sequence GTGACTCATCTCGACCGCTGCGACGAGGCCAGCCGGACCTGGGTGACCGAGGCGATCGCCGCCGTCGAGGCGGACGCGAACCGCTCGGCCGACACCCACCTGCTGCCGTTCCCGCTGCCCCGGGAGTGGGGGATCGACCTCTACCTCAAGGACGAGTCGGTGCACCCGACCGGCTCACTGAAGCACCGACTGGCCCGCTCGCTCTTCCTCTACGGGCTCTGCAACGGCTGGATCGGGCCGCGCACCACGATCGTCGAGGCGTCCTCCGGCTCCACGGCGGTCTCCGAGGCGTACTTCGCCCGGATGCTCGGGCTGCCGTTCATCGCGGTGATGCCCGCCTCCACCTCACCGGAGAAGATCGCGCAGATCGAGTTCCAGGGCGGCCGGTGCCACCTGGTGGACGACCCGGCGAGCGTGGTGGTCGAGGCCCGCTGGCTGGCCGAGGATTCCGGCGGCCACTTCATGGACCAGTTCACCTACGCCGAGCGGGCCACCGACTGGCGGGGCAACAACAACATCGCCGAGTCGATCTACGCCCAGCTGAGACTGGAGCGGCACCCGATCCCGGCCTGGGTCGTGGTGGGCGCCGGCACCGGGGGCACCAGCGCGACCATCGGCCGGTACGTCCGGTACCGCCGGCTGGCCACCAAGCTCTGCGTGGTGGATCCGGAGAACTCCGCGTTCTACCCGGCCTGGCTGGCCGCCGACTGGTCCGTGCGCACCGGGAAGGGATCCCGGGTCGAGGGGATCGGCCGTCCCACCGTGGAGGCGTCCTTCCTGCCCGCGGTGGTGGACCGGATGGTCCAGGTGCCGGACGCGGCGTCGCTGGCCGCCATGCGGGCCGGCTCGGCGGTGCTCGGCCGCCGCGTGGGCGGCTCCACCGGCACCAACCTGTGGGGCGCGTTCGGCCTGATCGCCGGGATGCTCGCCGAAGGCCGGACCGGATCCGTGGTAACCCTGATCTGCGACGCCGGCGACCGGTACGCCGACACCTACTACTCCGACGACTGGGTGGCCGCGCAGGGCCACGACCTGACCCCGCACGCGGCCACCATTGAACGTTTCCTGACCAGCGGCGCCTGGCCCGCCTGA